In the Hymenobacter volaticus genome, one interval contains:
- a CDS encoding SDR family oxidoreductase, translating into MRDAAFFEAPVPATARVVARPRANAQTGYFAGLVALVTGSESGIGRETARCLCQQGAAVVLNGRNAEQLSQTRQEFEAAGYAVVSCVADVTDYAACEALIATAIQAFGQLDILITNASISQRAYFADMAPDVFRQVLDSNVYGTVYPLKAALPYLTRTRGSVTFISSISALNGMPSGSAYCAGKAAVANLAHTLRLELAHTGIHFGVVHIGFTQNDPNKRVLDAAGLPVPIAHRPPRWQKSQTEVARIILRHIRRRRQRTVISALGQLIVLVHTYFPRLGDWIVLTTIRRLRHFYE; encoded by the coding sequence ATGCGTGATGCTGCCTTCTTTGAAGCGCCTGTGCCCGCCACCGCGCGGGTTGTGGCGCGCCCGCGGGCTAACGCGCAAACTGGCTACTTTGCCGGGCTAGTGGCCCTTGTCACGGGTTCAGAGTCGGGAATTGGGCGCGAAACGGCTCGGTGCCTGTGCCAGCAGGGGGCGGCCGTGGTGCTTAACGGTCGCAACGCCGAGCAACTAAGCCAAACTCGCCAGGAATTTGAGGCGGCTGGCTACGCGGTGGTTAGCTGCGTGGCCGATGTAACCGACTACGCGGCCTGCGAGGCACTGATTGCTACCGCTATTCAAGCTTTTGGGCAACTCGATATTCTAATCACCAACGCCAGCATTTCCCAGCGGGCCTATTTCGCCGACATGGCCCCCGACGTGTTTCGGCAGGTGCTCGACAGCAACGTGTATGGCACAGTGTACCCGCTCAAGGCCGCCCTGCCTTACCTGACGCGCACCCGGGGCAGCGTCACGTTTATCTCGTCGATTTCGGCGCTTAATGGCATGCCCAGTGGCTCAGCCTACTGTGCCGGCAAAGCCGCCGTAGCCAACCTAGCTCACACCCTGCGGCTGGAGTTGGCCCATACTGGTATTCACTTCGGCGTGGTGCACATTGGCTTCACCCAGAACGACCCCAACAAGCGCGTGCTCGATGCCGCCGGGCTACCCGTGCCCATTGCCCACCGCCCACCGCGCTGGCAAAAGTCGCAGACGGAAGTGGCCCGCATTATTCTGCGCCATATTCGGCGGCGGCGGCAGCGGACGGTTATTTCTGCCTTAGGTCAACTCATCGTGCTCGTGCACACGTATTTCCCACGGCTCGGCGACTGGATCGTGCTAACCACTATTCGCCGCCTGCGGCATTTCTACGAATGA
- the xylA gene encoding xylose isomerase, with protein sequence MSSVVTQNTLFSAIPQIKFEGLESDNPLAFRWYDESRVVAGKPMKEWLRFAGAYWHSFNGSGADPFGEATHLFPWDQAADPITRAKAKMDAAFEFMSKLSLPYYCFHDVDVVDYTNDVADNERRLQTMVAYAQQKQQETGIKLLWGTANLFSHRRYMNGASTNPDFHVLTHGAAQVKAALDATIALGGENYVFWGGREGYMTLLNTNMKREQEHFARFLHTAKDYARRQGFTGTFFIEPKPMEPTKHQYDYDAATVIGFLRQYDLLDDFKLNLEVNHATLAGHTFQHELQVAADAGLLGSIDANRGDYQNGWDTDQFPNDIYELTEAMLVILEAGGLQGGGINFDAKIRRNSTDVQDLFHAHVGGMDIFARALLTADNILQKSDYRQIRQQRYASFDAGAGHAFEQGQLTLEQLRDYAAENGEPATLSGRQEYLENLLNRFI encoded by the coding sequence ATGAGTTCCGTTGTAACCCAAAATACGCTGTTTAGCGCCATCCCCCAGATCAAGTTCGAGGGATTAGAAAGTGATAACCCGCTGGCTTTTCGCTGGTACGACGAAAGCCGGGTGGTTGCCGGCAAGCCCATGAAAGAATGGCTGCGCTTTGCCGGGGCCTATTGGCACTCGTTCAACGGCTCGGGGGCCGACCCGTTCGGTGAAGCCACCCACCTCTTCCCTTGGGACCAGGCAGCTGACCCCATCACGCGCGCCAAGGCCAAGATGGACGCCGCCTTCGAGTTTATGAGCAAGCTGAGCTTGCCCTATTACTGCTTCCACGACGTGGATGTGGTCGACTACACCAACGATGTAGCTGACAACGAGCGGCGCCTGCAAACCATGGTGGCCTACGCCCAGCAGAAGCAGCAGGAAACTGGTATCAAGCTGCTTTGGGGTACGGCCAACCTATTCTCGCATCGTCGCTATATGAACGGGGCCAGCACCAACCCCGACTTCCACGTGCTTACGCACGGAGCAGCGCAAGTGAAAGCCGCCTTGGATGCTACTATCGCGCTGGGCGGTGAGAATTACGTGTTCTGGGGTGGCCGCGAAGGCTACATGACCTTGCTTAATACCAACATGAAGCGCGAACAGGAGCACTTTGCGCGCTTCTTGCACACGGCCAAAGACTACGCCCGACGCCAAGGTTTCACGGGCACGTTCTTTATCGAGCCTAAACCCATGGAGCCCACCAAGCACCAGTACGACTATGACGCAGCCACGGTCATCGGCTTTTTGCGCCAGTACGACCTGCTCGACGACTTCAAGCTGAATTTGGAAGTCAACCACGCCACGCTGGCTGGTCACACCTTCCAGCACGAGTTGCAAGTGGCCGCCGACGCGGGCTTACTTGGCTCCATCGATGCCAATCGCGGCGACTACCAGAACGGCTGGGACACCGACCAGTTTCCCAACGACATCTACGAGCTGACCGAAGCCATGCTGGTGATCTTAGAAGCGGGAGGGCTGCAAGGCGGGGGCATTAACTTCGACGCCAAGATCCGCCGCAACTCCACCGACGTGCAGGACTTGTTTCACGCCCATGTCGGCGGCATGGACATCTTCGCCCGTGCCTTGCTTACGGCCGACAACATCCTGCAGAAATCAGACTACCGCCAGATCCGCCAGCAGCGCTACGCCTCCTTCGATGCGGGTGCCGGCCATGCCTTCGAGCAGGGCCAACTTACCTTGGAACAACTGCGCGACTACGCCGCCGAAAACGGGGAGCCTGCTACTCTCAGTGGCCGCCAGGAGTACCTGGAAAACCTGCTCAACCGCTTTATCTAA
- a CDS encoding rhamnogalacturonan acetylesterase, translated as MLNKIAFLSLLLVLLTAFTTPVPPKKTKLYLIGDSTIAQKVQQVFPETGWGMPLTTFFDTAAVVIDNRAQNGRSTRTYLADNRWQPIVNALQPQDYVFIQFGHNDEAENYPDRYTSPADYRKNLVKFVTETRAKKAYPVLITPVTRRKFNRQGQQQETHVAYSAVTTEVAKAYQVPLIDLDKMSRELLQQFGEENSKLLFLQLAPGDHPNYPYGKQDNTHFSELGARKMAQLVVSQVVAQKLPLLADHLAKPTAKNAVAPATTGKDEQPTNP; from the coding sequence ATGCTCAACAAAATTGCTTTTCTCAGCTTGCTGCTCGTTCTGCTGACGGCTTTCACGACGCCTGTCCCGCCCAAGAAGACTAAGCTCTACCTAATTGGTGACTCTACTATTGCCCAGAAAGTGCAGCAGGTATTTCCCGAAACCGGCTGGGGCATGCCACTGACCACATTTTTTGATACTGCCGCCGTAGTCATCGACAACCGCGCCCAAAACGGCCGTAGTACGCGCACTTATCTGGCCGACAATCGCTGGCAGCCCATCGTGAACGCACTGCAACCCCAGGATTATGTTTTCATTCAGTTCGGCCATAACGACGAGGCCGAAAATTACCCCGACCGCTACACCTCGCCTGCCGATTACCGCAAGAATTTAGTCAAGTTTGTAACCGAAACGCGCGCCAAAAAGGCCTATCCGGTGCTGATTACGCCTGTCACGCGCCGTAAATTCAACCGGCAAGGACAACAGCAAGAAACGCACGTCGCGTACTCGGCCGTGACAACCGAGGTAGCCAAAGCCTACCAAGTGCCGCTGATCGACCTCGATAAGATGAGCCGCGAGCTATTACAGCAGTTCGGCGAGGAAAACAGCAAGCTGCTTTTTCTGCAGCTCGCACCCGGCGACCATCCTAACTATCCTTACGGCAAGCAAGACAATACCCATTTCAGCGAGTTGGGCGCCCGCAAGATGGCGCAGTTAGTAGTGAGCCAGGTGGTGGCGCAGAAGCTGCCATTGCTTGCCGATCACTTAGCTAAGCCTACAGCCAAAAATGCTGTTGCGCCTGCCACCACCGGCAAAGACGAGCAGCCAACCAATCCATAA
- a CDS encoding NAD-dependent epimerase/dehydratase family protein — protein MPKVLVTGAGGFLGHHLVEHLLRRGYQVRALVRSATRLSPLALPEEVEVVEGDLRQPASVAGLADNCTAVIHAAALAQVNPARDPAVWAVNLGGTETMLRLARRAGVSRFVYVGTANVFGFGTREQPGDETRPYAGRSYGLDYMDSKRAATDLVLRAVAQEQVPAVLVHPTFMLGPGDAKPTSNALLLELYRGQLPGYPVGGKNYVHVRDVAEATVNALTQGRIGESYILGHQNLSYREAFALMSQVLGVRSPRWPVPAALALLYGRVCELKTRVTGRPSQLNSAMTAVANDGHYFSVQKACAELAMPQTNLETAVADAFRWFKAHHYA, from the coding sequence ATGCCCAAAGTTCTCGTTACCGGTGCCGGCGGCTTCCTAGGGCATCATCTTGTCGAGCACTTGCTGCGGCGCGGCTACCAGGTCCGGGCCTTGGTGCGCTCCGCAACCCGGCTTTCACCACTGGCACTGCCTGAGGAGGTGGAAGTAGTGGAAGGCGACCTCCGCCAACCGGCAAGCGTAGCGGGCCTAGCCGACAACTGCACGGCTGTCATTCATGCCGCCGCCTTGGCCCAAGTAAATCCGGCCCGCGACCCTGCGGTGTGGGCCGTCAACCTGGGGGGCACCGAAACTATGCTTCGCCTAGCTCGTCGGGCCGGGGTGAGTCGCTTTGTATACGTGGGCACGGCCAACGTTTTCGGCTTCGGCACCCGCGAGCAGCCCGGTGACGAAACCCGGCCCTACGCCGGGCGCTCCTACGGCCTCGACTATATGGACAGCAAGCGGGCCGCCACCGACCTAGTGCTACGCGCCGTAGCTCAGGAGCAAGTACCCGCGGTGCTGGTGCACCCCACCTTCATGCTCGGACCGGGCGACGCCAAGCCTACATCCAACGCCTTACTGCTCGAACTCTACCGCGGTCAGTTACCAGGCTACCCCGTCGGTGGCAAAAATTACGTGCACGTGCGGGATGTAGCCGAAGCTACCGTTAATGCGCTCACGCAGGGCCGAATCGGTGAATCCTACATTCTAGGGCATCAGAACCTGAGTTACCGCGAAGCTTTTGCGTTGATGTCTCAAGTGTTGGGCGTGCGGAGCCCACGCTGGCCGGTGCCGGCGGCTTTAGCTCTACTCTACGGCCGCGTCTGCGAGCTGAAAACTCGTGTAACGGGCCGGCCCAGCCAGCTGAACTCAGCTATGACGGCCGTGGCCAACGATGGACACTATTTCTCGGTGCAGAAAGCTTGCGCCGAGCTGGCTATGCCCCAAACTAACCTAGAAACCGCCGTTGCCGATGCGTTTCGCTGGTTTAAAGCCCACCACTATGCGTGA
- a CDS encoding substrate-binding domain-containing protein, which produces MHHKLDSPAGHLSPSESKTLAVFIPEVPNHFFSLALKGIEEMARCHHYQVLVYLTSEVSQPVLVVERLLASGRVDGVLVSAAAEQGALAQLRELQERNLPILFFDDVYEELETAKASTDDYEGSYRATSHLVQMGCRHIVHVALPQNLVSGRRRLQGYRDALTDSGLLFHDDSVLIAKSDQAKDVAQIQYLLQNRLYIDGIVAATESAVASSYEACRNLGRAIPKDVKVVGFPAQKTAMAIDSAPTATEQFTYVTGEEAARLLLHAIATNQPVLSREREGTERELSIKEYQGWQLDVVHSLPSKHNSLSGRQTIPLNTQLGPDHMLGQVG; this is translated from the coding sequence TTGCATCACAAACTCGATTCGCCCGCCGGCCATCTGAGCCCAAGCGAAAGCAAAACTTTGGCGGTTTTTATTCCGGAAGTGCCCAATCATTTCTTCTCGTTGGCCTTGAAGGGCATCGAAGAAATGGCCCGCTGTCACCACTACCAGGTGCTGGTGTACCTTACTTCCGAGGTTAGCCAGCCAGTATTAGTGGTTGAACGCTTGCTGGCTAGTGGCCGTGTGGACGGGGTGCTGGTGTCGGCGGCCGCGGAGCAGGGCGCTTTAGCGCAGCTACGGGAATTGCAGGAGCGCAACTTGCCCATCTTGTTTTTCGACGATGTGTACGAAGAGTTGGAAACCGCGAAAGCTTCAACCGACGACTACGAGGGCAGCTACCGAGCAACCAGCCATCTTGTGCAGATGGGCTGTCGCCACATTGTGCATGTGGCTTTGCCGCAAAACCTGGTGAGCGGCCGCCGTCGCTTGCAGGGCTACCGCGACGCACTGACGGACTCTGGACTGCTGTTTCACGATGACTCGGTGCTAATTGCCAAAAGCGACCAAGCGAAAGATGTTGCCCAAATTCAGTACTTGCTGCAGAACCGGCTCTATATCGACGGCATTGTGGCAGCCACTGAAAGCGCTGTTGCCAGCAGTTATGAGGCCTGCCGCAACCTAGGTCGAGCGATTCCCAAGGATGTTAAAGTGGTTGGCTTCCCGGCGCAGAAAACGGCTATGGCAATTGATTCAGCGCCCACCGCTACCGAGCAGTTCACCTACGTTACGGGCGAAGAAGCGGCCCGCCTTCTCCTACATGCCATTGCGACCAACCAGCCCGTGTTGTCGAGGGAGAGAGAAGGTACGGAACGCGAGCTTTCCATCAAGGAGTACCAAGGCTGGCAACTAGACGTGGTGCATTCGCTCCCGAGTAAGCATAACTCACTCTCGGGAAGGCAAACCATCCCCTTGAACACCCAACTTGGACCCGACCATATGCTGGGTCAAGTTGGTTAA
- the arsS gene encoding arsenosugar biosynthesis radical SAM (seleno)protein ArsS (Some members of this family are selenoproteins.): protein MTKSLKSSGNDLADSAFQLTVLRREVADTLHLPLFHEKLSAANLFPLTPVAPAVLQINVGKMCNQVCRHCHVDAGPDRKEIMTRETMQLCLDALAQTDIPTVDLTGGAPEMNPNFRWFVEQIRQLGRHVIVRCNLTIIVANKKYYDLPEFFKQHGVEVVSSLPFYSAEKTDRQRGDGVFEDSVRALNMLNAVGYGQPGSGLILNLVYNPAGAFLPGGQKGLQDQFKRVLLKDFGIVFNELFAITNIPVSRYLDYLIESGNYAGYMEKLVNAFNPAAAAGVMCRSTISVGWDGSLYDCDFNQMLDLYVSGPVQHIRDFDVKTLSERSVVVNQHCYGCTAGAGSSCGGTVA from the coding sequence ATGACAAAATCCCTCAAGTCAAGCGGCAATGATCTGGCCGACTCCGCTTTTCAACTCACGGTGCTGCGCCGAGAAGTGGCCGACACGTTGCACCTGCCGCTGTTTCACGAGAAACTAAGTGCAGCTAACTTGTTTCCCTTGACCCCAGTGGCGCCCGCCGTGCTGCAAATCAACGTGGGCAAGATGTGCAATCAGGTGTGCCGTCACTGCCACGTCGATGCGGGTCCCGACCGCAAAGAAATCATGACCCGCGAAACCATGCAGCTTTGCTTGGATGCGCTGGCCCAAACCGATATTCCAACGGTGGATCTGACGGGCGGGGCACCGGAAATGAACCCCAACTTTCGCTGGTTTGTAGAGCAGATCCGTCAGCTCGGGCGTCACGTTATCGTGCGCTGCAACTTGACCATCATCGTCGCCAACAAAAAGTACTACGACCTGCCCGAATTCTTCAAGCAGCACGGGGTAGAAGTAGTAAGCTCGCTGCCCTTTTACAGTGCCGAAAAAACTGACCGGCAGCGCGGTGACGGGGTGTTTGAAGATTCAGTGCGGGCCCTGAACATGCTTAACGCCGTCGGTTACGGACAGCCCGGGTCGGGTTTGATACTGAACCTAGTGTACAACCCCGCCGGCGCCTTTTTGCCGGGCGGGCAGAAGGGGTTGCAGGACCAGTTCAAGCGGGTGTTGCTCAAGGATTTCGGTATCGTCTTCAACGAACTGTTTGCCATCACCAACATTCCGGTGAGCCGCTACTTGGATTACTTAATTGAGTCGGGCAACTACGCCGGCTACATGGAAAAGCTAGTCAACGCCTTCAATCCCGCGGCCGCGGCAGGGGTGATGTGCCGCTCCACGATTTCGGTGGGCTGGGACGGTAGCCTCTACGACTGCGACTTCAACCAGATGCTGGACCTGTACGTGTCCGGGCCAGTGCAACACATCCGCGACTTCGACGTGAAAACCCTGAGTGAGCGGTCAGTGGTAGTAAATCAGCACTGCTACGGCTGCACGGCCGGAGCGGGGTCTAGTTGCGGCGGCACCGTGGCGTAG
- a CDS encoding LacI family DNA-binding transcriptional regulator: MAKANKRISIADLAKELGLAKSTVSRALNNAVDVSETTKAQVRALVEKLNYQPNDLAAALRRGRSNVLGVIVPHINGAFFPAVVHGIEEGASQAGFNVMICQSTEDVERERKHVRTLLKAQVDGIMVSMSNTTREYAHFERVRSHGTPLVFFDRMPSMPDVCGVVVDDYRGAYQVMEHLIEQGCRRIAHLAGPQIINTTYNRFRAFHDALLAHGLPYDENLVVYLNGSSTAAGRAAMQQLLQLPERPDAVFSAYDFPAGGALQLLEEQGVRVPEDIALVGFSNEPFTAMVKPRLTSVDQRGKLMGKAAVQLVLQLLKRTDFFTGQKVVLKPKLVVRDSSLHGQLTANQHE, from the coding sequence ATGGCCAAGGCAAACAAGCGCATTTCTATTGCCGATCTTGCAAAAGAGCTGGGACTGGCGAAATCCACGGTTTCGCGGGCGCTCAACAACGCCGTTGACGTAAGTGAAACCACCAAGGCGCAGGTTAGGGCGCTGGTGGAAAAGCTGAACTACCAGCCCAACGATTTGGCGGCGGCCCTGCGCCGGGGGCGCAGCAATGTGCTCGGCGTAATTGTGCCTCACATCAATGGCGCCTTTTTCCCGGCTGTCGTGCATGGCATCGAGGAAGGGGCCAGCCAAGCCGGTTTCAACGTCATGATTTGCCAATCGACGGAAGATGTCGAGCGCGAAAGAAAGCACGTGCGAACTCTGCTCAAGGCCCAGGTCGACGGCATCATGGTTTCCATGTCCAACACCACTCGCGAGTACGCCCACTTCGAGCGGGTACGCAGCCACGGCACTCCCCTGGTATTTTTTGACCGGATGCCCAGTATGCCCGACGTGTGCGGGGTGGTTGTCGACGACTATCGCGGGGCATACCAAGTCATGGAGCACCTGATTGAGCAGGGCTGCCGCCGGATTGCGCACTTGGCCGGACCGCAAATAATTAACACCACTTACAATCGGTTCCGGGCCTTCCATGACGCCCTGCTAGCCCACGGGCTGCCCTACGACGAGAATTTGGTTGTTTATCTAAATGGCTCGAGCACAGCCGCAGGCCGGGCCGCTATGCAGCAGCTTCTGCAGCTTCCGGAGCGGCCCGATGCAGTGTTCTCGGCCTATGATTTCCCGGCCGGGGGTGCCCTGCAGCTATTAGAAGAGCAAGGCGTCCGCGTACCCGAAGATATTGCGCTGGTGGGCTTCAGCAACGAGCCTTTTACAGCCATGGTAAAGCCTCGCCTGACCTCGGTTGATCAGCGGGGCAAGCTTATGGGCAAGGCCGCCGTTCAGCTCGTGCTACAACTACTTAAGCGTACTGACTTCTTCACTGGGCAAAAAGTAGTGCTCAAGCCCAAACTCGTGGTTCGGGACTCTTCACTGCACGGGCAGTTAACAGCCAACCAACACGAATAG
- a CDS encoding xylulokinase, protein MLLLGIDIGTSSVKVSVVDAETQQCLAAISYPETEREILTRQPGWAEQQPLQWWQDAKQAILLAHATQRYNPQEIGAIGIAYQMHGLVLIDEQHHVLRDAIIWCDSRAVPYGEQAFQAIGAEQCLTHLLNSPGNFTAAKLAWVKEHEPEVYQRIHQVLLPGDFLALQLTGEATTSISALSEGIFWDFAENELSEDVFRFFGFERELIPPVRAVFADHGHLREVIAEELGLRAGIPVTYKAGDQPNNALSLNVLRPGEVAATAGTSGVIYAVTDELFVDAQSRVNAFAHVNHAPELPRLGVLLCINGAGSMNRWVKQTVGHELSYPEVNQRAASVPAGSEGLLCLPFGNGVERMLANEPVGAHFLNLDLNVHTPAHLLRAVQEGVAFAFRYGLDIMRENGLHPTVVKAGKTNMFLSELFAQVFVNVTGLAVELYQTDGSVGAALGAGIGAGQYATPDDAFRHMQRLQLLEPNAEAAAYEQTYQRWKTALLSYLHPTPEPAPSQA, encoded by the coding sequence ATGCTTCTTCTCGGAATTGATATTGGTACCTCTTCGGTGAAAGTTTCAGTGGTGGACGCCGAAACGCAACAGTGCTTGGCCGCCATAAGCTACCCTGAAACCGAACGGGAGATCCTGACCCGCCAGCCGGGCTGGGCCGAGCAACAACCCCTGCAGTGGTGGCAGGATGCCAAGCAGGCCATCTTGCTGGCCCATGCTACTCAGCGCTACAATCCGCAGGAAATAGGGGCCATCGGCATTGCCTACCAAATGCACGGTTTGGTACTGATAGACGAGCAGCATCATGTGTTGCGCGACGCCATTATCTGGTGCGACAGCCGCGCCGTGCCTTATGGCGAGCAGGCATTCCAGGCCATCGGGGCCGAGCAGTGCTTGACGCACCTACTCAATTCGCCCGGCAACTTTACGGCCGCCAAGCTGGCTTGGGTGAAAGAACACGAGCCCGAGGTGTATCAGCGTATCCACCAAGTGCTGCTGCCCGGCGACTTTTTGGCTTTGCAACTTACCGGCGAAGCCACAACCAGTATTTCAGCTTTGTCAGAAGGCATCTTCTGGGACTTTGCTGAAAACGAGCTGTCCGAAGACGTGTTCCGCTTCTTCGGTTTCGAACGCGAACTGATTCCACCAGTGCGCGCGGTGTTTGCCGATCATGGCCACCTCCGGGAGGTAATAGCCGAGGAGCTAGGGCTGCGCGCGGGCATACCCGTCACCTACAAAGCTGGCGATCAGCCCAACAACGCTTTGTCGCTGAACGTGCTGCGCCCGGGCGAAGTAGCCGCTACAGCCGGTACCAGCGGGGTAATTTACGCCGTTACCGACGAGCTGTTTGTGGATGCGCAGTCGCGCGTGAATGCTTTTGCGCACGTAAACCACGCGCCCGAGTTGCCGCGGCTCGGCGTGTTGCTGTGCATCAACGGCGCCGGCAGCATGAACCGCTGGGTGAAGCAAACCGTTGGGCACGAGCTAAGCTACCCTGAGGTGAATCAGCGCGCGGCCAGCGTGCCGGCGGGCTCCGAGGGGCTGCTGTGTTTGCCGTTCGGCAACGGGGTGGAGCGCATGCTAGCCAACGAACCGGTAGGTGCGCACTTCCTGAACCTGGATTTGAATGTGCACACCCCCGCCCACCTGTTGCGGGCGGTGCAGGAAGGCGTGGCTTTCGCGTTCCGCTATGGGCTCGACATCATGCGCGAAAACGGACTGCATCCCACGGTCGTCAAGGCCGGCAAAACCAACATGTTCCTGAGCGAGCTGTTCGCCCAGGTTTTCGTCAACGTCACTGGGCTTGCCGTGGAGCTTTACCAAACCGATGGCAGCGTGGGCGCGGCTCTTGGGGCGGGCATCGGGGCGGGCCAGTACGCTACCCCCGACGACGCGTTCCGCCACATGCAGCGCCTGCAGTTACTGGAGCCCAACGCCGAAGCAGCCGCCTACGAGCAGACATATCAGCGCTGGAAAACGGCCCTGCTTTCGTACCTGCACCCTACCCCGGAGCCAGCGCCTAGCCAAGCTTAG
- a CDS encoding DUF547 domain-containing protein, producing the protein MVRPTLAAPHPTTATVAAPIDHSAFDKLLKKYVNAQGLVDYKAWKTDQAAFNQYLALLSKNPPAASWSKAEQMAYWINAYNAYTIRLILDHYPVQSIKDIGTKIQIPFVTTPWAAKFFTIGGTKMSLDNIEHGTLRKQYNDPRIHFALVCASLSCPRLRNEAYTAAKLDSQLDEQGRDFLRNPAKNKPGKTSAQLSKYFDWYKGDWTANNQTVVGWVNKYAATKLDNTAKISYLDYNWSLNEQ; encoded by the coding sequence ATGGTGCGGCCAACGCTGGCCGCACCGCACCCAACCACTGCCACCGTCGCGGCCCCGATAGACCATTCTGCCTTCGATAAGCTTTTAAAAAAATATGTTAATGCCCAGGGCCTGGTTGACTACAAAGCCTGGAAAACCGACCAGGCTGCTTTCAATCAGTATCTGGCCTTGCTAAGCAAAAACCCGCCCGCCGCTAGTTGGAGCAAGGCCGAGCAGATGGCTTATTGGATCAACGCCTACAATGCCTACACCATTCGCTTGATCCTCGACCATTACCCTGTGCAGAGCATCAAGGACATTGGCACTAAGATTCAGATTCCGTTTGTGACCACGCCTTGGGCGGCCAAGTTCTTTACGATTGGGGGCACCAAGATGAGCTTGGATAACATCGAGCATGGCACCTTGCGCAAGCAGTACAATGACCCCCGCATCCATTTCGCGCTAGTGTGCGCTTCCCTTTCGTGCCCGCGGCTGCGCAACGAGGCCTACACCGCCGCCAAGCTCGACAGCCAACTCGACGAGCAGGGTCGCGACTTTCTGCGTAACCCCGCCAAAAATAAGCCCGGCAAAACCAGTGCCCAGCTCTCCAAGTACTTCGACTGGTACAAGGGCGACTGGACGGCTAACAACCAAACGGTTGTTGGGTGGGTGAATAAGTACGCGGCCACCAAGCTCGACAACACGGCTAAAATCAGCTACCTCGACTACAATTGGAGCTTGAATGAGCAATAG
- a CDS encoding TIGR04283 family arsenosugar biosynthesis glycosyltransferase encodes MKVSVIIPTYNEAASIAGLIQQLRHYDTTGAVEVLVVDAGSADNTVELARLAGATVLRAPKPGRAAQMNYGARQASGDILYFVHADVGIHPEYVTTIQQAVAQGYEAGCYRFRFDSKHPLLRLNSFGTRFRGIMSRGGDQTLFITRDLFQRLQGFDEYYVIMEDFDIIQRIRRQARFLIVPQDVVVSARKYETNSWLRVQVANLTAFSLFFLRVAPSRIASTYKAMLNYR; translated from the coding sequence ATGAAGGTTAGCGTTATTATTCCTACCTACAACGAAGCCGCCAGTATTGCGGGTTTGATCCAGCAGCTACGTCATTACGACACAACTGGTGCGGTGGAAGTGCTGGTCGTGGATGCAGGCAGTGCCGACAACACTGTAGAGCTGGCCCGGTTAGCTGGTGCTACCGTGTTGCGGGCTCCCAAGCCCGGCCGCGCGGCTCAGATGAACTACGGGGCCCGCCAAGCCAGCGGCGACATTCTTTATTTCGTGCACGCCGATGTAGGCATCCATCCCGAGTACGTAACCACCATTCAGCAAGCCGTCGCGCAGGGCTACGAGGCGGGTTGTTACCGCTTTCGGTTTGATTCCAAGCATCCGCTGCTGCGGCTCAACAGCTTCGGAACCCGGTTTCGGGGTATCATGAGCCGCGGCGGCGACCAAACCTTGTTTATAACCCGCGACTTGTTTCAGCGCCTCCAGGGCTTCGATGAATACTACGTCATTATGGAAGACTTCGACATCATTCAACGCATTCGTCGGCAGGCTCGCTTCCTAATTGTGCCCCAGGACGTGGTGGTGTCGGCTCGAAAGTACGAGACCAACAGCTGGCTGCGGGTGCAAGTAGCCAACTTAACGGCCTTCTCCTTGTTTTTCCTTCGGGTGGCGCCTTCCCGCATTGCTAGCACCTACAAGGCCATGCTCAACTACCGCTGA